A genomic region of Salvelinus alpinus chromosome 12, SLU_Salpinus.1, whole genome shotgun sequence contains the following coding sequences:
- the bcdin3d gene encoding pre-miRNA 5'-monophosphate methyltransferase: protein MYFDAAHVRTAMATCGAESEVLDEKDDPGAAPYGNFINYYTFNPPENRLSLIPATLIQDLGYGKDSSETILMLDVGCNSGDLTVALYRHLQPRVLSEDSTTPPDTGLQLLGFDLDETLILRAQQTNPFPQSISFIPLDITEDAASQTQLQDYLRQHGGFRFHLSLCLAVTMWVHLNHGDAALLGLLSRLASVSQHLLLEAQPWKCYRSAARRLRKLGRSDFDHFKELKIRGDVAEQAREHLEKHCGMALMQCFGSTSWDRRLLLFRRRETVDQHLSQ, encoded by the exons ATGTATTTTGATGCTGCACACGTGAGAACAGCGATGGCAACATGTGGAGCAGAGAGTGAAGTTCTGGATGAAAAAGATGATCCCGGTGCAGCACCTTACGGCAATTTTATAAACTATTACACATTCAACCCACCAGAGAACCGTCTAAGCCTCATTCCGGCCACACTTATTCAGGATTTGGGATATGGCAAAGACAGCAGTGAAACCATATTGATGCTGGATGTTGGCTGCAATTCAGGG gacctGACAGTGGCATTGTACAGACACCTCCAACCGAGAGTGTTGTCTGAAGACTCTACAACACCACCCGACACTGGTCTCCAACTCCTCGGCTTCGACCTAGACGAAACCCTGATCCTCCGGGCCCAACAGACCAACCCTTTCCCCCAGAGCATCTCTTTCATTCCCTTAGACATCACTGAGGATGCTGCTAGCCAGACCCAGCTACAGGACTACCTGAGACAACACGGCGGCTTCCGCTTCCACCTCTCCCTGTGCCTGGCTGTTACCATGTGGGTCCACCTGAACCACGGAGACGCTGCCCTGCTGGGGCTCCTGTCCCGGCTGGCCTCCGTCAGCCAACATCTCCTCCTGGAGGCCCAGCCCTGGAAGTGCtaccgctcggctgcccggaggcTGAGGAAGCTAGGGCGGTCTGACTTTGACCACTTCAAGGAGTTAAAGATCAGAGGAGATGTGGCAGAACAAGCCAGGGAACACTTAGAGAAACACTGTGGGATGGCACTGATGCAGTGTTTCGGTAGTACCAGCTGGGATCGCAGACTGCTCCTCTttaggagaagagagacagtagacCAACATTTATCCCAGTAG